From the genome of Sulfitobacter sp. DSM 110093, one region includes:
- a CDS encoding YeeE/YedE family protein, whose amino-acid sequence METEFTFWLSLGGGAMIGASAVLLMATNGRIAGISGLTSRLFARSSDGEARGVSFFFVLGLLLAAPLWLIVSGGWPQQWVPSNPLLMAVAGLLVGFGATYGNGCTSGHGVCGISRGSARSIVATVTFMATAFVTVFVMRHVLGA is encoded by the coding sequence ATGGAAACTGAATTCACATTTTGGTTGTCACTCGGTGGCGGCGCGATGATCGGCGCGTCGGCGGTGCTGTTGATGGCGACGAACGGGCGTATCGCAGGCATCAGCGGGCTGACCTCGCGGCTATTCGCGCGCAGCAGTGACGGCGAAGCACGCGGCGTTTCGTTCTTTTTCGTGCTGGGGCTTTTGCTGGCAGCACCGCTTTGGTTGATCGTCTCAGGCGGCTGGCCGCAGCAGTGGGTGCCTTCGAACCCACTGTTGATGGCCGTGGCTGGGCTGCTAGTCGGCTTTGGCGCGACCTATGGCAATGGCTGCACCTCGGGCCATGGGGTTTGCGGGATCAGCCGAGGATCGGCGCGGTCGATCGTGGCGACCGTAACGTTCATGGCGACTGCATTCGTGACCGTGTTTGTCATGCGGCATGTGTTGGGGGCGTGA
- a CDS encoding YeeE/YedE family protein yields MKQVFALLSGLVFGIGLIVSGMADPAKVLNFLDVFGTWDPSLAFVMGGAIAVTAPGFAWLFRSRQTPYFDTTFRVPTRNDLEPKLLTGAAIFGVGWGLGGFCPGPALTALPLAASGTLIFVPFMLGGMWIARHTPDLMSKTKEGPA; encoded by the coding sequence ATGAAACAGGTATTCGCCCTCCTCTCCGGCCTTGTCTTTGGCATCGGCCTTATCGTCTCCGGCATGGCGGACCCTGCCAAAGTGCTGAATTTTCTCGATGTCTTTGGCACATGGGATCCCAGCCTTGCCTTTGTCATGGGCGGCGCCATCGCCGTGACAGCGCCGGGGTTCGCGTGGCTGTTCCGCAGCCGTCAGACCCCCTATTTCGACACCACATTCCGCGTCCCCACCCGCAATGATCTTGAGCCGAAACTGCTGACCGGCGCTGCGATCTTCGGCGTAGGCTGGGGCTTGGGCGGCTTCTGCCCCGGCCCAGCGTTGACCGCCCTGCCCTTGGCGGCCAGCGGTACGTTGATCTTTGTGCCCTTCATGCTGGGCGGCATGTGGATCGCTCGCCACACCCCTGATTTGATGTCTAAAACTAAGGAAGGACCTGCCTGA
- a CDS encoding MBL fold metallo-hydrolase gives MSDPLNSPVVRHSPSTGAGSPDVWGIYEPDTGSIQYICADPATKKAALIDVVWNFDPKSYKFTTESIDQVLDLVKEHGLSVEWVLDTHPHADHVMASAQLKERTGAPNAIGALVPEIAKIWADLYNLPNAFDPDRDFDHLFEEGETFKIGELDAKVMLSPGHTLGSITYVCGDAAFVHDTLMQPDAGTSRSDFPGGDTAELWQSIQDILALPGDTRLYIGHDYGTKERREPRWEATVDEHKANNFHVKDGTGRQEYIERRQTRDATLSMPTRILAALQINLHGGRLPPVEDDGNHYLKMPVNRFD, from the coding sequence ATGAGCGACCCTCTGAACTCCCCCGTCGTGCGCCACTCCCCCTCGACCGGTGCGGGCAGCCCCGATGTCTGGGGCATTTATGAGCCTGACACAGGCTCGATCCAATACATCTGCGCCGACCCGGCGACCAAGAAGGCCGCGCTGATCGATGTGGTCTGGAACTTTGATCCGAAGAGTTACAAGTTCACGACCGAGAGCATAGATCAGGTTTTGGACCTTGTGAAAGAGCATGGCCTGAGCGTGGAATGGGTGCTTGATACGCATCCCCATGCGGATCACGTCATGGCCTCGGCCCAGTTGAAAGAACGAACCGGTGCGCCCAATGCGATCGGTGCGCTGGTGCCTGAGATCGCCAAAATTTGGGCGGACCTCTACAACCTGCCGAACGCCTTTGACCCGGACCGCGACTTTGACCATCTGTTCGAAGAAGGCGAGACGTTTAAGATTGGTGAATTGGACGCCAAAGTGATGCTGTCGCCCGGTCACACACTGGGGTCAATCACCTACGTCTGCGGCGATGCGGCCTTTGTGCATGACACATTGATGCAGCCTGATGCTGGCACATCGCGGTCAGACTTCCCCGGCGGCGATACCGCAGAGCTATGGCAATCTATCCAAGACATCCTCGCCCTGCCCGGCGATACGCGGCTGTATATCGGCCATGACTATGGCACGAAAGAACGCCGAGAACCGCGATGGGAGGCCACGGTAGATGAGCACAAGGCGAACAATTTCCACGTCAAAGATGGCACCGGGCGTCAAGAATACATCGAGCGCCGCCAGACGCGCGATGCAACTCTATCGATGCCTACTCGCATCCTTGCGGCCTTGCAGATCAACCTGCACGGCGGGCGCCTGCCCCCGGTGGAGGATGACGGCAACCACTATCTGAAAATGCCGGTGAACCGTTTCGATTAA
- the sulP gene encoding sulfate permease, translating to MTLPPLRQYLPILDWGRRYDRGQFTGDMVAAVIVTIMLIPQSLAYALLAGMPPEAGIYASIAPIVLYAIFGTSRALAVGPVAVVSLMTAAAVGNIAEAGTAGYVTAALTLAFLSGAMLLALGLFRLGFLANFLSHPVIAGFITASGILIAASQLRHILGIEGTGHTLVEILGSLWAHLGEVNPITLLLGVTATAFLFWVRGGLKPLLLRIGLAPRMADIGAKSGPVLAILGTTLTVWAFDLGSRGVAIVGEVPQSLPPLTLPSFSPDLLSQLFIPALLISIIGFVESISVAQTLAAKKRQRIDPDQELIGLGSANLGAAFTGGFPVTGGFSRSVVNFDAGAETPAAGAFTAVGLALAALFLTPLIYFLPKATLAATIIVAVLSLVDFSILKRAWAFSHADFAAVSVTILLTLVFGVEAGVSAGVITSILVHLYKTSRPHMAVVGRVPGTEHFRNVLRHKVETQPHVLSLRVDESLYFPNARYLEDQLAFHAAEKPELTDVVLMFPAVNEIDLSALESLEAINTRLRDADIRLHLSEVKGPVMDRLKRSHFLDDLTGEVFLSQHEAVCALAERR from the coding sequence ATGACCCTCCCCCCACTTCGCCAATATCTGCCGATCCTCGACTGGGGGCGGCGCTATGACCGCGGCCAATTCACCGGAGATATGGTGGCGGCGGTGATTGTCACCATCATGTTGATCCCGCAATCGCTGGCCTATGCGCTGCTGGCGGGGATGCCGCCTGAGGCTGGCATCTACGCCTCCATCGCGCCAATTGTGCTTTATGCGATCTTCGGCACCAGCCGGGCGTTGGCCGTGGGGCCGGTGGCGGTGGTGTCGCTCATGACAGCAGCGGCGGTGGGCAATATCGCCGAGGCTGGCACGGCGGGCTATGTCACAGCGGCGCTGACACTGGCGTTTTTATCGGGCGCGATGCTGCTGGCGCTCGGGCTGTTCCGGCTGGGGTTTTTGGCGAATTTTCTGTCACACCCGGTGATTGCGGGGTTCATCACGGCTTCCGGCATTCTGATCGCCGCCAGCCAGTTGCGGCATATTCTGGGGATCGAAGGCACAGGGCATACGCTGGTCGAAATCCTCGGCAGCCTCTGGGCGCATCTGGGGGAGGTGAACCCGATCACCCTGCTGCTGGGCGTGACCGCAACGGCGTTTCTGTTCTGGGTGCGCGGCGGGTTAAAGCCCTTGCTTTTGCGTATCGGGCTGGCGCCACGCATGGCCGATATCGGGGCAAAGTCGGGGCCGGTGCTGGCAATCCTCGGAACCACATTGACGGTCTGGGCCTTTGATCTGGGCAGTCGCGGCGTGGCCATCGTGGGCGAAGTGCCGCAAAGCCTGCCGCCGCTCACGCTGCCTTCCTTCTCGCCCGATCTGCTGTCGCAACTCTTCATCCCCGCGCTGCTGATTTCGATCATCGGCTTTGTAGAGAGCATCAGCGTGGCCCAGACATTGGCCGCCAAGAAGCGCCAGCGCATCGACCCGGATCAGGAACTGATCGGTCTGGGCAGCGCAAACCTCGGGGCAGCGTTCACCGGGGGTTTTCCAGTAACGGGCGGATTTTCACGCTCTGTAGTAAACTTTGACGCGGGGGCCGAAACGCCCGCCGCAGGCGCTTTCACCGCCGTCGGGCTGGCCCTTGCGGCGCTGTTTCTGACCCCGCTGATCTACTTCCTGCCCAAAGCCACGCTGGCCGCCACGATCATCGTCGCGGTGCTGAGCCTTGTTGATTTCTCGATCCTCAAACGCGCTTGGGCCTTCAGCCACGCCGATTTCGCCGCTGTGAGCGTGACGATCCTGCTGACGCTGGTCTTCGGCGTGGAAGCGGGGGTGAGCGCCGGGGTCATCACCTCAATCCTTGTGCATCTTTATAAGACCTCGCGCCCGCATATGGCCGTGGTGGGCCGCGTGCCGGGGACCGAGCATTTCCGCAACGTGCTGCGCCATAAGGTCGAGACCCAGCCGCATGTGCTGTCGCTGCGGGTGGATGAGAGCCTTTATTTTCCCAATGCGCGATACCTCGAAGACCAACTGGCGTTTCATGCCGCCGAGAAACCTGAGTTGACCGATGTGGTGCTGATGTTCCCAGCGGTGAATGAGATCGACCTCTCGGCATTGGAGTCGCTTGAGGCGATCAACACACGGCTGCGGGATGCCGATATACGCCTGCACCTGAGTGAGGTGAAAGGCCCGGTGATGGACAGGCTGAAGCGCAGCCACTTCTTGGACGATCTCACCGGCGAGGTGTTTCTAAGCCAGCACGAAGCCGTTTGCGCCTTGGCAGAGCGGCGGTAG
- a CDS encoding CreA family protein: protein MNTIFARAAALSACLFATAASAEQVGNVDVDWLGNDIIVEAVADPKVKGVTCHLAYFERGLIDRLQKGNWFEDPSNSSISCRQTGPIEIGDIERDDEGENVFSERRSIIFKTLRVKRIFDEENNTLIYISHSQQVQDGSAKMSMSTVPLFQPGQ from the coding sequence ATGAACACTATATTCGCGCGCGCCGCCGCCCTTTCCGCCTGCCTTTTCGCTACTGCTGCTTCCGCCGAACAGGTGGGGAATGTCGATGTGGACTGGCTGGGCAATGACATCATCGTCGAAGCCGTGGCCGACCCCAAGGTAAAGGGTGTGACCTGCCATCTGGCCTATTTCGAGCGCGGCTTGATCGACCGGCTGCAAAAGGGCAACTGGTTCGAAGACCCGTCGAACTCCTCCATCTCTTGCCGTCAGACCGGCCCGATTGAGATCGGCGATATCGAGCGGGACGATGAAGGCGAGAATGTATTCAGTGAGCGGCGTTCGATCATCTTTAAGACGCTGCGGGTAAAGCGGATTTTCGACGAGGAGAACAACACGCTGATCTACATCAGCCACAGCCAGCAGGTGCAGGACGGGTCGGCCAAGATGTCGATGTCGACCGTGCCCCTGTTCCAGCCCGGACAATAA